The following proteins are encoded in a genomic region of Diabrotica virgifera virgifera chromosome 1, PGI_DIABVI_V3a:
- the LOC114327013 gene encoding N66 matrix protein, which translates to MKVYVLFIICAITLLQFAASDRASDMKARIDQLNRQNQQGSYGNQPTTNKYGQNGSYNNGYNNGQRYPNSNQIGQVNRNASRDLYPNLPQNNNGNPNWANPNYNPNGGSYGNNNNNNNNRYPATGYNNGQSNPNDPYNRNNGYNSNQNQPGSQGYNSGSNGYNSGTKYPYNQGQNGANQGYHNSGSPGYPITGSMGYPNTGSQGYPNTGSQGYQNTGSQGYHNTGSPGYSNTGSQGYPITGSQGYPNTGYNQGNQGYPNSYNSGNQGSRY; encoded by the exons atgaaagtttACGTATTATTTATAATATGTGCAATTACTTTGCTTCAATTTGCTGCATCTGATCGCGCATCTGACATGAAAGCCAGAATAGATCAACTTAATAGGCAGAATCAACAAGGATCCTATGGCAATCAACC gACTACAAATAAATATGGACAAAATGGTTCATATAATAATGGATACAATAATGGCCAACGTTATCCTAACAGTAACCAAATTGGACAGGTGAATCGCAATGCTTCCAGGGACCTGTACCCCAATCTACCACAAAATAATAACGGAAATCCCAATTGGGCAAATCCTAACTACAATCCAAATGGAGGTAGCTAtggtaataataataacaataacaataacaggTATCCTGCTACTGGTTACAATAACGGCCAGTCAAACCCCAATGATCCGTATAACAGAAATAATGGATATAACTCCAACCAAAACCAACCCGGATCTCAAGGATACAATTCAGGAAGCAATGGATACAACTCCGGAACTAAATATCCCTATAATCAAGGTCAAAATGGTGCAAACCAAGGATATCACAACTCTGGAAGTCCAGGATATCCTATCACTGGAAGTATGGGTTATCCCAATACTGGAAGCCAAGGCTACCCCAACACCGGAAGCCAAGGTTACCAAAACACTGGAAGCCAAGGTTACCACAACACTGGAAGTCCAGGTTACTCAAACACGGGAAGTCAAGGTTACCCCATCACTGGAAGCCAAGGTTACCCCAATACAGGTTACAATCAAGGCAATCAAGGTTATCCTAACTCATACAATTCTGGTAATCAGGGGTCCAGATATTAA